The DNA region GGCAACCTGATCTTCGGCCGCCCCCTGGGCAGCTATCCACCGCTCATCGGCATATGGTCAAGGGATCTCAACGAAGGGGAGGTGGTCAACGTGATGGTCACCGGGGCGGGCCCCAGGTCGATATCCGCGGTCCAGTGGCCCATGGACCCTAACCGATGCTCCCTGAGCGACCTTCAGGGCATACCGGGCATAGGCCGGGCTAGGGCGGAGAGGATCATCTCCCGAAGGCCCATAGATTCCATGGACCAGCTGATCTCCGCCCTGGACGACCCCTCGCTGGCGGTGAAAGTGGCCCGATACTTCGCCCTGTGACCTCCGCCCACTACACCTCACCGGGGAAGCCGTAAAGGTCCACCCGCCGGGATTCGAAGACCCGGATGGCCTTCCTGGTCCGGTGCAGGATCGCCATGTCCAGCTCCACCGTGGCGGTCCCCTCATCCTCCCCCAGCTCCAGGAGAACGCCACCGTCGGGGGCCACCACCATGGAGTGGCCCCCGTATAGGTCCCCTCCCCCCTCCCCGCAACGGTTCACCGCCACCACGTAAAGCTGGTTCTCGATCGCCCTGGCCCTCAAAAGGGTCCTCCAGGCGTCCACCCTGGAGGCGGGCCACTGGGCGCATATGAATACGACCCAAGGTCCCTCCAAAGCGATCCTCCTGAAGTACTCGGGGAACCTGAGGTCGTAGCAGATGACCACCCCGTAGGGAATCTCTCCCATGTTCCCCACCAAGGGTACCCCTCCAGGATGGAAGTTTAGTGGCTCGTCCAGGAGGGGGAACAGGTGCACCTTATCGTAATGGGCCTCTATGGATCCCGAGGGATCGATCACGAAAGACCGGTTGTATAGAAGCCCCCCCTCTTCCCAGGGCAGGGACCCCGCCACACACCAGGCGGTCCTGGAGGAGCACCAATCCGCCACCTGGTGTATACACTCCTCGCTACTGCGGGCATAAAGCCCCAGGTTGGGGTTGTCATAGGAACAGCTCCAAAGCTCGGGCAACAACGCCACCTGACAGGCCCCCAACGAGTCCAGCATCCTCCGGCACTTGGACAGGTTGCCCTCCGGATCACCCCATAGGACGTCCATCTGAACCAGTCCCACCGTAACCTTAGCCGCCACACAAATCCCCCCTGCCGTCAACTCAAGTCAGCGGATCCTCCCAGGGCTCTCAACGTCTGGATCATCAGATCCGGCAGGACCCCGAAGGAGTAGGCCAGATCAAGCCGCTCGGTCCACTTGTGAGCGTCTCTCCCCTTGACGCCCAGGTTGACCACCGGCACGTCCAGGCAGGCCATGGCCTGGTAATCCATGGGGTAGAGGTGCGACCCTCCGGGCATGTTGTCCATGACCGCCGCGAAGTCCTCCTCTCCCACGAAGCCGCCAAGGAAGCTGAGGTCCGTTATTCCCCCAAAGACCTCCTCGACCCTGTATCTTATAGCCTCCTCCCTGGACCAGAGGGAGGCCAGCCTCTCCATCTCCTTGCGAAGGCGGGCGTCCTTCTCCACGCACCCCCGGTTCAGCTTGGGGGGATAGTAGGGAGGCAGGAATCCCACCACCGCCAGGGGTGGCTCAAGACGAAGGACCCTTAGGGCCTCCAGGAGAACCCTCACGGACTGGCCACGGGTGTCCTCCCTTGGATCCAACCGGGATGCGGCCCCATTGGGATCGAAGCCCATGGACTGGGCGAGCCGGATCACCTCCCGGACCTCAAACACCCGGGATCCCTTCGCCACATGAATCTCAGGAAGGCCCAGGAGGCGGAATTCATGGGCAATGTGGCCCACCGCTTCCTTCAGGGATATCATTACCTCCGCCTTGAACCTGTCCAGAAGGGATCGGTGATCGGAGGAGACCGTCAGCTTGTTGAAGTAGGCCATGGCCATGTCTGGGAGTGTAACCGAGTAGCTGTCCCTCAGGATTTCAAGCCCTATGCAGGTCATGGGTGGCAGCTTCTGATCCCCCAGGGACTCGGCGCTCCAGCTTACCCCCTCCAGGGATGATACCACCCGGGAGGCCAGGTAGGCGGCGTTCAGCCCCTGCCATGGCTCCCCCACATGGGCCCCCTTGCCCACCAGCAGGGCGAAGGGCATCAGCTTGCCCACCGAACCTATGAATATGGGCAGGTCCTCTCCGCTAGATCCCAGCTCGGACGGCTCGGTGTTCACACATGCCACGTAGTCCAGCCCCTCCGCCTCGGCCAGGTCCCTCATGAACCCCACAGCTCCCCTCATCCCCACCGAGTCCCTTTCCTCGTCCACCACCGGCAGGAAGAGAACGTTAACCCCCACGTCCACCGTCCCCATGGCCAGCTCCTCCATCAGGACCATCTCGATGGCCAAGCCCGCCTTCACGTCCAACGTTCCACGGCCGAACAGATACCCTCGTTCGAGGTCCCGCCGGGCCTCCTTTGGGAGATGCTCACACCCCTTCAGGGCCTCGGTCAACCCCACCGGATCGAAGGCCAGGTGCGATAGGGAACCGTAGTCCCTCTCGTCCACCACATCCACATGGGCCACCAGGACCACCGTGGCCCTGCCTCCTCCAGGGTGCCTCCACAGGGCCGCCACGTGATGCCTTCCGAATGGGTCAAGTGGCAACGGGTACCTGAAGACCTTGAGCCCCCTGGATGATCCGCATAACCCATCCAGGGTTCGTCCTATAAAATCCATAACTTGCGACTCCCCTTCCCCCCATGCGGACCTGCTGGGAATGGAACACAGGGATAAGAGGCGGGATCTCAGCCTCCCGATCCTGGTTGAGGACTCCACATCTAGCTCCGACAAACCGTTCACCCCCGATCCTCAGAATATAGAAAGAGGGAGGCGGCCACGGCCCAAAAGCCGCGACCACCTCCCCCCAGTTTGACCTCCGTTAGAGGTTGCCTATGCTGGACACCATAACCGCCTTTATGGTGTGCATCCGGTTCTCCGCCTCATCGAACACCCGGGAGCGACGGGACTCGAAGACCTCCTCGGTGACCTCGTAGCCCTTGACCGCCGGCAGGCAGTGGAGGAATATGGCCTCATCCCGACCGGTGGCCTCCATGAGCTCCGCGTTCACCTGATAGGGCTGGAGGATCTTCTTCCTCTCCGCCAGCTTGTCCTCCTCACCCATGGAAGCCCAGACATCGGTATAGACCGCATGGGCCCCCTTCACCGCCGCCTTGGGGTCCTCCATTATCTCGATGACAGCCCCGGAACCGCACTCCTCGGCGATCTTCTTGCACTCCGCCACCAGCTCCTCCGCGGGGAAGAGGGACTTGGGAGAGGCTATCACGAAGTGCATGCCCATCTTGGCGGCACCGATCATGAGGGAGTTGGCCATGTTGTTGCGCCCATCGCCCACGTAGACCAGCTTGATACCCTTCAGGTAGCCGAACTCCTCCTGGATGGTGAGGAAGTCCGCCAGAACCTGGGTGGGGTGGAACTCATCGGTGAGACCGTTCCACACCGGCACGCCCGCGTACTTGGCCAGCTCCTCCACCACGGACTGCTTGAAGCCCCGGAACTCGATGCCGTCGAACATGCGGCCCAGCACCCTAGCGGTGTCCGCCACGTCCTCCTTATGACCCAGCTGGATGTCGTTCTTGCCCAGGTACTCCGGATGACCGCCCTCGTCAATGCAGGCCACGGTGAAGGCGCAACGGGTACGGGTGGAGGGCTTCTCGAAGATGAGAGCCACGTTCTTGCCCGCCAGCAGGTTGCCCCTTATGCCGGCCCGCTTCTTGTTCTTAAGGTCCCTGGAGAGATCCAGAAGGAACTTGATCTCCTCCGGCGTGTGATGCCTCAAGCTGAGAAGGTGACGACCCCTTAGATTGACCGCCATTTTCTTACTCCTCCTTATTGATTTAAATACTGGATCCCATGGAGTTCACACCCCTAGCGTAGCCCCGCTGTAAAGTCCACCTTCAGAGCCGCAAAATAAACCCCAAGGTCCAGTTGGTTTACTGGGTAATATTACCACAAAGGGGTGTTTTTTCAATAGCCCCGGGGGAAACCGTCACCTTTCCTCCGCCCCGGGCACCAGGTCCTTAGCCACCTTTGACAGGACCTCCTCCAGCTTATCCAGTGGCCAGTTGCCTATGGGCCTTCCCTCCACGAAGACGACGAAACCCGAGGTGGATCCCGCCACTCCAAGCTTGGCGGAGGCGGCCTCCCTGGGGCCGTTGACCTCGCACCCCATGACCGCCACGGTGAACCCGTCGGGGATGCCCTTGAATCGGTCCATAACGGCCCGCACCCTGTCCACGTAGACCTTGACGTCCAATCGGCACCTGCCACAGGTGGGGCAGCTTATCCACTCTATCCCCCGGTGTCTCAACCCCAGGGCCCCCAATATCCGGTAGGCGGCCCTCACCTCGTGGACCCCCTCAGACGATAGGCTAACCCTAACGGTGTCCCCTATCCCGGCGGACAGCATGATCCCTATGCCAACCGCGCTCTTGATAGCCCCCTCCTCCAGGGGCCCCGCCTCGGTTATCCCTACGTGAAAGGGGAGCTGATACATGGAGGCCAGGATCTGGTTGGCCCTAACCGTCTCGGGTACGCTGGAGGATTTAGCGGAGACCACCACCCTGTCAAACCCCATCTCAAGGCACAGATCCACCTGCTCCCTAACCGCCGCCACCAGGGCCGCTACCCTGTCGCCCCCGCTCTGGGCCAGCTGGTGGTTGTTCAGGGAGCCCCCGTTGGCCCCTACCCGGATCACCACCCCCAAATCCATGGCCCGGCGGAGCACCGTCAGGAGGTTGTCCCTCCCCCCAAGGTTGCCCGGGTTGACCCGAATGGCCTGACAACCCGCATCCATGGCGCTAAGGGCCAACCGATGATCGAAGTGTATATCCGCCATGATTGGGATCGATGATCCTGACACCAGCTCCCTCAAGCACCCCTCCAAGCCAGCGTCCCGATAGGAGGTCCTGACCAGCTCACAACCCTCCGCAACCAGTCCCTCGAGCTCCCGAAGACAGCCCTCCAGGTCCTCCAGGGGGGTCTTGAGCATGCTCTCCACCCTCACGGGAGCACCGCCTCCAACCGATAGCCCCCCTATGCTAACCCCATTGAGGCTAGCCAAGCGAACACCCCCTCACCTAAGGCCAAACACTATCCGCTGCACATCCCGCCAGGTTATCCAAACCATCAGGGCCATCAAAAAGGCGAAACCCAGGTAGTGGATCATTCCCTCGTAGCGCTCCGGGATCCTCCTCCTGAAGACCAGCTCGAAGGCCACGAAGATCAGCCGGCCCCCATCAAGGGCCGGGAAGGGCAGCAGGTTCACCAGCCCCAGATGCAAGTTCAAAGCCGACAGGAAGGCCAGAAACTCCCAGAGACCCCTTCTGGCCACGTCCCCAGCCGCCACCGCTATCCCCACCGGCCCCGACACCTCCACTGGGTTTCGCCCCAAGGCCCAGTCCAGGATGCCCTTAACGATCCCAAACGCCAGGTTCACCGAGTACCGGTAGGCCCCTCTAAGGGCCTCCAAGGGGGTGTAGCGCCTCAACGAGGGTCTAACACCCAACAGATAAGCCCCCGAATCGTCCTTTCTAATCATCACGGTCTTGTATATCACCGTGCCCTCCCGTTCGATCCCAAGGTACAGGGGACCCAAGGGGGCGTGACGGCGGATGGTCTTGGCCATGGAGCCCCAGTCCCCCACCCTAACGCCGTTCACCTCCACTATCCTATCCCCAGGGGAGATCCCCACCTCCCTAGCCGGATATCCCTCCATGGTCTCCCCTATGACCGTGGAGCTGGTGTCCATAACCCCGTGAAAGTGAAGCACCATGGCGGCCAGGGCGAAGGCTAACAGAACGTTGCAGAGGGCGCCGCTGACGAGGATGAAGGCCCGGGCAAGGGGCCCCTTGCCCTCGAAGGTATCCTCCCCTTGGGTCTGATCCCCCTCCATCCCGGCCAGCTTCACGAAGCCCCCTATGGGCACCACCCTCAGGGACCACTGGGTGCCAAGCCGCTCGACCGATAAGACCTTGGGGCCCATGCCCAGGGAGAACTCGTTGACCCTCACCCCCGAGAGCCTGGCGGCCCAGAAGTGCCCCAGCTCATGGATGAGCACGCTTATGGATATCACCAAGAGGAACGAAAGAAGTGTGAAAACCAAATCAAAGACCTCCAAGCCTGGCACAAGCCCGGGATGCCATCTCCTTAGCCTCCTGAACCAGGGAGATGGAGTCCCCCACCGACGAGGGGGCGGACCCGCGGTAGGAACCCATTACCTCCTCTATCACGTCGGGGATCCTGTTAAACGGTATCCTGCCCAACAGGAAGCTCTCCACCGCCACCTCATCGGCCCCCACGAACAGGGCGGGATATGGACCGTCTTTTGTCCCCGCCTCCTTGGCCAGATAGAAGGCCCTAAACCTCTGGGGGTCCACCGGGGAGAAGGACAGATCCAGCTGTCCCAGCTCCAGGGGGGGTATCTCCTCTGCTATGGGCAACCTGTCTGGGTACGATAGGGCCATGGCGGCGGGAAGCCGCATGTCCGCCTGGGACACCAGCATCTTCCACGTTCCATCGGGGAAGAGCACCATCCCGTGAACCTGGGAGGTGGGGTGGATCACCGCATCCACCCTGTCCATGGGAAGCCCAAACAGCCTCATGGCCTCTATGCACTCTATGCCCTTGTTGGCCATGGTGGCGCTATCCACGGTTATCTTAGCCCCCATGGACCAGACCGGGTGCGCCAGGGCCTCCGCGGGGGTCACGTGCCTCAGCCTCTCCACCGGCATATCCCGGAAGGGACCGCCGGACGCGGTGAGCACGATCCTCTCGGGGCAAGCCTCCCCCATGAGGCACTGCCATATGGCGCTGTGCTCGCTGTCAACGGGCCTTATCTGATCCCTCTCCTTGGCCAGGGGGAGTATCCAGGGACCCGCCACCACCAGGCTCTCCTTGTTGGCTATGGATACCGGGATGCCCATCCTGACCGCCAGCTCGAAATGGGGTATGCAGTCCGTGCCGGAGGCCAGGAACGCCCAGTGGTCCACCTCCTCGTTGCGGATCATGTCCAGCAGGCCCCCTATCCCCCAGTAGGTGCGTCCCTGAAATGCACCGCCGGATCCGATCCCCTTCACCAGGCACGCGGCTGAGCAGCCAAGCTCCGCCGCCAGGGACGAGAGCTTGCCCCAGTTGCTACCCGACGCCACCGCCACCACCTTGAACCTGTCTGGGAAGAGGGAGCATACGCTGACGAAGGAGCTGCCCACGCTCCCGGTGGCCCCCACTATCCCGATCCTCAAAGGCCCGCTCACTGGACTATCTCCCCAGAACCTCAAAGATTATGAACGCCAGGGAGGAGTTGACCAGAATGCTGTCGAACCGGTCCAGGAAACCCCCGTGCCCGGGGATCAGGGATCCGCTGTCCTTGACCCCCGCCTCTCGCTTGAGCACCGACTCACCCAGATCCCCCAACTGCCCCGCGAAGCCGCACAGAAGGCCCAAGAGAAGTAGCGGCAAGGGGGGGAACTCGAAGATAAGCGCCACCAGGGACGAGGCGAAGACGCTGCCCAATACGCCGCCCCCGAAGCCCTCCCAGGTCTTCTTGGCGCTCACCTTGTCGCAAAGGCTGTACCTTCCCCATATGCTGCCCACGAAATAGGCGGTAACGTCGCAGAACCAGGTGCAGAGGAAGATGGTGAGCACGAAGAGGCGCCCCCAGGTGTGCTCCCTCAGCAATATCAGGAAACACCAGGGCAGCACCACGTACGCCACCCCCGCCAGGGTGCCACCTATGTTGGCCAGGGCATCGCTCTGCCCCGTGTTCTGCCGCCTCAGCACCTCGACGAAAAGGACCATGAAGGCAAGAAGGGATATGACCGCCAGGATGGAGGAGAGGCTGAGCCCCACCGAGGCGGCCCACAACATGGTTAGCCCCGCCAGCAACCCCATCCCCCTGGACATGGAGTACCTGGAGGAGAGCAACACGTAAAACTCCCACAGGGAGACCATGGCCACCGCGGAGGCCACCAGGCGCCAATACCAGCCCCCCACGTAGAGGGATGACAGAACCACGGACACCAGGACCACGCTGCTTACGCTCCTGAGCGCCAGGTTGCCAGTGAAGTTACCCTTAAACCTTGACACCTCCATAACGCCTATCCCTCCTGACGTAGTCCATCACCGCTTCCACCAGGTCATCCCGATCGAAGTCGGGCCAGTACTTGGGGGAGAAGTACAGCTCACTGTAAGCACACTGGAAGAGCCAGAAGTTGCTTATCCTCATCTCACCACCGGTCCTGATGATCAGGTCCGGATCCGGCAGGTCCGGAAGGTAGAGGAACCGTCGGAAGGTCTCCTCGTCCAGATCCTGCACCCCATCTCTCACGGCTTTGCCCACCGCATCCAGGATCTCCCTCCTGCCCCCGTAGTTGAGGCACACCACCAGGGTTATGTCCGAGCAGTGACGGGTCTCCTGCTCCCCGTAGGCCATTATCTCCCTCACGTCATCGGGTAGCCCATCGGCACTGCCGGCGAAGAGAAGACGCCCTCCCTCCTCCCTTAACTGCCGAACCTTCATCTTGATGTAGTAGCGGAAGAGGCCCATGAGCCCCCCCACCTCTCCCCTGCCCCTCTTCCAGTTCTCGGAGGAGAAGGCGTACAGGGAAAGGTACCTTATGCCCAGATCCTTTGCGGCCCTCACCGCCACCTCCACCTTCTTGACCCCCGCATGGTGACCCATTATCCTGGGAAGTCCCCTCTCCTGGGCCCACCGGCCGTTGCCGTCCATTATGATCCCCACGTGGGAGGGGACCCGGTCCATCATATCCTCCGAAAGCGAGAGACCCAACCCATCACCCCCTTACGGAATCCCAGCGACGCTTTACCTCCTGGATGTCCTCCCAGGTGAGATGCTTGGGACTGCCCACCTTGTTGGAGGGGTTCCTCAGGAGGTAGCTGGGGTGGAACATGGGCATAACCTCCATTCCCCTCCACTGAAACCACTGCCCCCTCAGCTTCGATATGGCCTCCTGGGTTTTGAGTATCCACTTCGTTGGGGTGCTACCCAGCAGGACCAGTAGCCTGGGGCGGACCAGGAGGATCTGGGCCTGAAGGAACTGATCGCAGGCCATCATCTCCTCGTATGTGGGGACCCTATTCCCCGGGGGCCTGCACTTGACCACGTTGGTTATGTAGACCTGATCCCTCGATATGCCCGCAGCGGACAGGATCTGGGTCAAAAGCTGACCAGCCCTGCCCACGAAGGGGACCCCCTGCTGATCCTCATCCGCCCCTGGCCCCTCACCTACAAACATAAGGCCCCCCTCCAGCACCCCCTCGCCAAAAACTACGTTGGTCCTGGAGGAACACAGACCACACCGTTCACAGGATAGGGCTCTGTTGCGGATCTGTTCCAACATTAGGGACCGATCCTCAAGACTCAACGGTTCCCCCAACGACGGTATATCCATTTTCAAAAAAACACCTCGCTGACGTTGATATCGAACTGGGATATCTCTATTCCGGTGAAGTAGCGAACGCCCAGTATTACTCTGCGCTTCACCTGGGAGATGACCTCAAGGAAAGTCCTCCCACCTGGAGTCAACCCAAGATCCAGGACAACCGATATGCGGTCATCGTCGCCGGGCTTGACCCGAACCTGACATACCTTGGATACCTGGGGGGTGAGAAGGGCTATGTGGGTTATCATCTGACCCACAGCCTGGGGCTCTATGTGTAGGGCGCCGATGAAGTTAAAGGGAGGACGAACTATGGTCTTTTCCCCCTCGTAGGACTCCCCCTGGGACCGCCAAAGAACCTTCAGCCGCCCAACCAGCTTGCCGGCGAAGTCCCGCCTCACCTGAACGTGAGACACGGGGATAACGTGCTGCCCCTTGCCTCGGCGTTCCCTCTTGGCCTTGGCTATCTCCTCCGGGGTGGAAACCTCCTCGATCCTAACGATCCTTTGAGGACGGCTCAACCCAAGCCTGGAGGCTATCTTCATGGCCATCCCATCGGAGGTGGCGATTATCATTATCCCCGTGGGGGGGATCTGGGCAAAGAAGGATGCCACCGCGAGCCGATGATCCTCGAACTCGAACATGGCCCGTCTTATGGCCTTGACCTGGTTCCTCTCCGTCTTGGCGCTCCTGCCACAGACTATCTGACCTCGTCTCACCACCAGGCCATCGTCTATGATGTACTCCGCCCCCAGGTTGGCCGCCACCATCTGGGCCCGCTGGCTCTTGCCCGTGCCAGCGGGGCCCACGAAGGCGAAGACCGCATGAAGGGGCCTGTTGTCCTCTGCCACCCTAAGTTACCTCCCAATCCGCCTGAGCACCCGGTCCAGCTCGGATAGAAACCTGTCGTTCTCCTCCGGAAGCCCTATGGTGACCCGGAGGGTGCCTTTAAGCCCTAGATCCTCCCCTAGGCGAACGATGACCCCGTTAAGCAGAAGCCCCTCGTAGGTCTCCTCCGCCCTTGGAACCTCAAGCAACAGGAAGTTGGCGTGGGTGTCGTGAACCCTGATCCCAAGGCCTGAGAGGGCCTTGTGAACCCTCCGCCTCTCCGCTATGGTCATGTCCCTCACCTTGGCTACGTGGTCTCCACACCCCAATGCGGCCAGTGCTGCCCTCTGACCAACTGAGTTGACCGAGAAAACCCTCCGAACCTTACCGAAGGCCTCGATTATCACCTTGGGCCCTATGGCATACCCAATCCGGAGGCCCGCAAGGCCGTATATCTTGGAGAAGGTCCTCAATATCACCACGTTGCTGGCCTGCCTGAACAGGTCCGCCCCGCACACGTAGCGGGGGTCCGTCACGTACTCCGCGTAGGCCTCATCCACTATCAGGAGGACGTGTCTCTCCTCCAGGCGGACCGCCAGGTTCAGGAGGTCCTTGCCTGGCACTATGTTGCCCGTGGGGTTGTTGGGGTTGCACAGCACCACTGCCTTGGTCCTGGGACCGCACATCTGGAGCACCCCATCCACCGGCAGGGAGAAGTCCTCCAAAAGCGGCACCGGATCGCACACCCCACCGGCGGCGGATGCGGTCAGCTTGTAGACCGGGTAGGTGGGGCTGGGGACAATGATGTGATCCCCCTCCTCCAGGATCGACTGGAAAAGGGTGCATAGGACCCCCTCGGTGCCCCCTCCCACCGCCACCTCGAGGGGGGATACCCCCAAATGCCTGGCTATGGCCCTCTTGAGGTTGTAAGCCTCCGGATCCGGGTACCTGTTGATCCCATCCTTGGCGGCCGCTATGGCCTCCATCACCGCCTGCGGAAGGGGCCAGGGGTTCTCGTTGGAACACAACCTTACAACCTCCGTAAGCCCGTAGGTTCTGGTTATCTCCTCCATGGGCTTACCGGGCCTATAGGGTTCTACGGAGCTCAGGTATCTCCTCGGCACCTCGTCCATCCAAGACATTCAGGTCATCCCTCCCCCACAAAGCCAGCTAACCCAAAACCACCGGGGCGTCACTCCCCCCGGGTCACTATCACCTTGCCACCCAGGGCCCTCAGCTTCTCCACTATTCCCTCGTAACCCCGCCAGATGTGCTCCAGATCGCACACCACCGTCTCATCCTCCGCCGCCAGTCCCATCAGAACTAGGGCAGCCCCCGCCCGTAGGTCCGACGCATGAACCTCCGCACCAACCAGCTTGGATACCCCGGTAACGATGGCGGTGTTGCCCTGCAGATCCACCTGAGCTCCCATTCGCTTGAACTCGCTCACATGTAGGAAACGGGACTCGAACACGCTCTCATGAATGACGCTGGTTCCCTCCGCCAAGCACATGGCGGCCATTATCTGGGGCTGAAGGTCCGTTGGGAAGCCGGGATAGGGAAGGGTCTTCAGCGACACCCCCCGATACCTCCCACTGGGATACACGGTGACGTCATCTCCCTTTATCTCCACCGATATGC from Thermanaerovibrio acidaminovorans DSM 6589 includes:
- a CDS encoding carbon-nitrogen family hydrolase, which encodes MAAKVTVGLVQMDVLWGDPEGNLSKCRRMLDSLGACQVALLPELWSCSYDNPNLGLYARSSEECIHQVADWCSSRTAWCVAGSLPWEEGGLLYNRSFVIDPSGSIEAHYDKVHLFPLLDEPLNFHPGGVPLVGNMGEIPYGVVICYDLRFPEYFRRIALEGPWVVFICAQWPASRVDAWRTLLRARAIENQLYVVAVNRCGEGGGDLYGGHSMVVAPDGGVLLELGEDEGTATVELDMAILHRTRKAIRVFESRRVDLYGFPGEV
- a CDS encoding M20/M25/M40 family metallo-hydrolase, with protein sequence MDFIGRTLDGLCGSSRGLKVFRYPLPLDPFGRHHVAALWRHPGGGRATVVLVAHVDVVDERDYGSLSHLAFDPVGLTEALKGCEHLPKEARRDLERGYLFGRGTLDVKAGLAIEMVLMEELAMGTVDVGVNVLFLPVVDEERDSVGMRGAVGFMRDLAEAEGLDYVACVNTEPSELGSSGEDLPIFIGSVGKLMPFALLVGKGAHVGEPWQGLNAAYLASRVVSSLEGVSWSAESLGDQKLPPMTCIGLEILRDSYSVTLPDMAMAYFNKLTVSSDHRSLLDRFKAEVMISLKEAVGHIAHEFRLLGLPEIHVAKGSRVFEVREVIRLAQSMGFDPNGAASRLDPREDTRGQSVRVLLEALRVLRLEPPLAVVGFLPPYYPPKLNRGCVEKDARLRKEMERLASLWSREEAIRYRVEEVFGGITDLSFLGGFVGEEDFAAVMDNMPGGSHLYPMDYQAMACLDVPVVNLGVKGRDAHKWTERLDLAYSFGVLPDLMIQTLRALGGSADLS
- the argF gene encoding ornithine carbamoyltransferase, translating into MAVNLRGRHLLSLRHHTPEEIKFLLDLSRDLKNKKRAGIRGNLLAGKNVALIFEKPSTRTRCAFTVACIDEGGHPEYLGKNDIQLGHKEDVADTARVLGRMFDGIEFRGFKQSVVEELAKYAGVPVWNGLTDEFHPTQVLADFLTIQEEFGYLKGIKLVYVGDGRNNMANSLMIGAAKMGMHFVIASPKSLFPAEELVAECKKIAEECGSGAVIEIMEDPKAAVKGAHAVYTDVWASMGEEDKLAERKKILQPYQVNAELMEATGRDEAIFLHCLPAVKGYEVTEEVFESRRSRVFDEAENRMHTIKAVMVSSIGNL
- the ispG gene encoding (E)-4-hydroxy-3-methylbut-2-enyl-diphosphate synthase, which gives rise to MASLNGVSIGGLSVGGGAPVRVESMLKTPLEDLEGCLRELEGLVAEGCELVRTSYRDAGLEGCLRELVSGSSIPIMADIHFDHRLALSAMDAGCQAIRVNPGNLGGRDNLLTVLRRAMDLGVVIRVGANGGSLNNHQLAQSGGDRVAALVAAVREQVDLCLEMGFDRVVVSAKSSSVPETVRANQILASMYQLPFHVGITEAGPLEEGAIKSAVGIGIMLSAGIGDTVRVSLSSEGVHEVRAAYRILGALGLRHRGIEWISCPTCGRCRLDVKVYVDRVRAVMDRFKGIPDGFTVAVMGCEVNGPREAASAKLGVAGSTSGFVVFVEGRPIGNWPLDKLEEVLSKVAKDLVPGAEER
- a CDS encoding M50 family metallopeptidase — protein: MVFTLLSFLLVISISVLIHELGHFWAARLSGVRVNEFSLGMGPKVLSVERLGTQWSLRVVPIGGFVKLAGMEGDQTQGEDTFEGKGPLARAFILVSGALCNVLLAFALAAMVLHFHGVMDTSSTVIGETMEGYPAREVGISPGDRIVEVNGVRVGDWGSMAKTIRRHAPLGPLYLGIEREGTVIYKTVMIRKDDSGAYLLGVRPSLRRYTPLEALRGAYRYSVNLAFGIVKGILDWALGRNPVEVSGPVGIAVAAGDVARRGLWEFLAFLSALNLHLGLVNLLPFPALDGGRLIFVAFELVFRRRIPERYEGMIHYLGFAFLMALMVWITWRDVQRIVFGLR
- a CDS encoding 1-deoxy-D-xylulose-5-phosphate reductoisomerase; this translates as MSGPLRIGIVGATGSVGSSFVSVCSLFPDRFKVVAVASGSNWGKLSSLAAELGCSAACLVKGIGSGGAFQGRTYWGIGGLLDMIRNEEVDHWAFLASGTDCIPHFELAVRMGIPVSIANKESLVVAGPWILPLAKERDQIRPVDSEHSAIWQCLMGEACPERIVLTASGGPFRDMPVERLRHVTPAEALAHPVWSMGAKITVDSATMANKGIECIEAMRLFGLPMDRVDAVIHPTSQVHGMVLFPDGTWKMLVSQADMRLPAAMALSYPDRLPIAEEIPPLELGQLDLSFSPVDPQRFRAFYLAKEAGTKDGPYPALFVGADEVAVESFLLGRIPFNRIPDVIEEVMGSYRGSAPSSVGDSISLVQEAKEMASRACARLGGL
- a CDS encoding phosphatidate cytidylyltransferase: MEVSRFKGNFTGNLALRSVSSVVLVSVVLSSLYVGGWYWRLVASAVAMVSLWEFYVLLSSRYSMSRGMGLLAGLTMLWAASVGLSLSSILAVISLLAFMVLFVEVLRRQNTGQSDALANIGGTLAGVAYVVLPWCFLILLREHTWGRLFVLTIFLCTWFCDVTAYFVGSIWGRYSLCDKVSAKKTWEGFGGGVLGSVFASSLVALIFEFPPLPLLLLGLLCGFAGQLGDLGESVLKREAGVKDSGSLIPGHGGFLDRFDSILVNSSLAFIIFEVLGR
- the uppS gene encoding polyprenyl diphosphate synthase → MGLSLSEDMMDRVPSHVGIIMDGNGRWAQERGLPRIMGHHAGVKKVEVAVRAAKDLGIRYLSLYAFSSENWKRGRGEVGGLMGLFRYYIKMKVRQLREEGGRLLFAGSADGLPDDVREIMAYGEQETRHCSDITLVVCLNYGGRREILDAVGKAVRDGVQDLDEETFRRFLYLPDLPDPDLIIRTGGEMRISNFWLFQCAYSELYFSPKYWPDFDRDDLVEAVMDYVRRDRRYGGVKV
- a CDS encoding uracil-DNA glycosylase: MLEQIRNRALSCERCGLCSSRTNVVFGEGVLEGGLMFVGEGPGADEDQQGVPFVGRAGQLLTQILSAAGISRDQVYITNVVKCRPPGNRVPTYEEMMACDQFLQAQILLVRPRLLVLLGSTPTKWILKTQEAISKLRGQWFQWRGMEVMPMFHPSYLLRNPSNKVGSPKHLTWEDIQEVKRRWDSVRG
- the hisC gene encoding histidinol-phosphate transaminase, whose protein sequence is MSWMDEVPRRYLSSVEPYRPGKPMEEITRTYGLTEVVRLCSNENPWPLPQAVMEAIAAAKDGINRYPDPEAYNLKRAIARHLGVSPLEVAVGGGTEGVLCTLFQSILEEGDHIIVPSPTYPVYKLTASAAGGVCDPVPLLEDFSLPVDGVLQMCGPRTKAVVLCNPNNPTGNIVPGKDLLNLAVRLEERHVLLIVDEAYAEYVTDPRYVCGADLFRQASNVVILRTFSKIYGLAGLRIGYAIGPKVIIEAFGKVRRVFSVNSVGQRAALAALGCGDHVAKVRDMTIAERRRVHKALSGLGIRVHDTHANFLLLEVPRAEETYEGLLLNGVIVRLGEDLGLKGTLRVTIGLPEENDRFLSELDRVLRRIGR